A genomic stretch from Candidatus Eisenbacteria bacterium includes:
- a CDS encoding T9SS type A sorting domain-containing protein, whose product MTTSEKKYQLIRFASAFTLCLLIWSTSVYGGISVSISPGTTSVQPNDEFTVYLSIDEAGSEFDSYETVIEYDETLIELLSASQEALMLDPCGNTWWVPPTPGADSAFISHVLLCGGLTVTGPGNLSSLTFRALQNANAEITFDYIYFWIAGELVPDIVSHDGLVIIGGAGAVNDIDGFTGLKLDVSPNPAQSGLRLTMDMQERGAIDLTLYDPAGRKVSALAQGRFLEAGQHELAFHSRDLPAHISQGLYFVVLRTKTEQIVRKVMLIP is encoded by the coding sequence ATGACAACAAGCGAAAAAAAGTATCAGCTCATTAGATTCGCCTCTGCTTTCACTCTTTGTTTACTCATTTGGTCAACATCTGTATATGGCGGGATTAGCGTTTCAATTTCCCCCGGCACTACTTCTGTTCAGCCGAATGATGAGTTCACCGTGTATCTCAGCATCGATGAAGCGGGTAGCGAATTTGACAGCTATGAGACCGTTATTGAATATGATGAAACCTTGATCGAGTTGCTCTCCGCGAGCCAGGAAGCGCTGATGTTGGACCCATGTGGCAATACATGGTGGGTTCCACCGACGCCAGGCGCGGATAGTGCTTTCATATCGCACGTTTTGCTTTGCGGCGGCTTGACTGTAACGGGGCCTGGGAATCTTTCCTCTCTAACATTCCGGGCGCTGCAGAACGCCAATGCAGAGATTACCTTCGATTATATTTATTTTTGGATAGCCGGCGAACTTGTCCCGGATATTGTGTCGCATGATGGTTTGGTCATTATTGGCGGGGCGGGTGCAGTTAATGATATAGATGGGTTTACTGGTTTGAAACTGGATGTTTCGCCGAATCCGGCGCAATCCGGCCTTCGGCTAACAATGGATATGCAGGAGAGAGGAGCGATCGATCTCACCCTATACGATCCGGCCGGCCGCAAGGTCAGCGCCCTGGCGCAAGGCCGATTTCTGGAGGCGGGTCAGCATGAGCTGGCTTTTCATTCCCGGGATCTGCCGGCGCATATCAGTCAAGGCCTCTATTTTGTGGTCCTTCGCACCAAAACAGAGCAGATCGTGCGGAAGGTGATGTTGATTCCTTGA
- a CDS encoding T9SS type A sorting domain-containing protein, which translates to MSEFLQWNQRLLQWTDSLGAYLPYVYNETRGKTDPNHTILFGCGDPGFCNNMEGHPANPMLPELLRHQRGYPESAVVIVSGKWHLLAATIYSQHPDYGIAFQACTLYVKSPPIPCLCLPVYEGPDSLIMARAISHLNENDVKWMGINLSEYDFLAHIQGMQCCEFDTACYWDRLKTVYEEAEHQIIDVLWPFLQSHCYYSGKTLLVICTDHGRHLDDVEQGFLDHGHGWLPGHLECAQNCSGCRDIWAIFIGPGILRGITSSNTYAIEDIAPTIRYLMGFDNPFEEGLPIEEIIDEDTSRSSLSRLAQNLLIMEPGRPNPFYSSTTVRYLVPQALPIEVRIYDVQGRQIWTSGLTRQSTGWHNFTWYGEDENCGMAPPGIYYLGFHSEQKYQAQKLTLLR; encoded by the coding sequence ATGTCCGAATTCCTCCAATGGAATCAGCGATTATTGCAGTGGACCGATTCTCTCGGAGCCTATTTGCCCTATGTTTATAACGAAACTCGAGGCAAAACAGATCCTAACCACACCATTTTGTTCGGGTGTGGAGATCCTGGATTTTGTAACAATATGGAAGGTCATCCGGCTAATCCGATGCTTCCGGAACTCCTGCGGCACCAGCGGGGATATCCGGAATCGGCAGTCGTTATTGTCAGTGGAAAATGGCATCTTCTTGCTGCGACAATTTACTCACAGCATCCAGATTATGGGATAGCATTTCAGGCTTGCACACTCTATGTCAAATCCCCTCCTATACCCTGTCTGTGCTTACCGGTTTACGAAGGCCCCGACTCGCTGATTATGGCTCGCGCCATAAGCCACTTGAATGAAAACGATGTCAAGTGGATGGGCATCAATCTTTCGGAATACGATTTTCTTGCCCACATTCAGGGAATGCAATGTTGTGAATTTGATACGGCATGTTACTGGGATAGGCTAAAAACCGTTTATGAAGAGGCGGAACATCAGATTATCGATGTGCTTTGGCCATTCCTGCAATCGCATTGTTACTATTCCGGCAAAACATTACTGGTAATCTGCACCGATCACGGGCGCCATCTTGATGATGTCGAACAGGGCTTTTTGGATCACGGGCATGGATGGCTTCCCGGCCATTTGGAATGTGCTCAGAATTGTAGCGGCTGTAGAGATATCTGGGCGATTTTTATTGGGCCCGGCATCTTGCGGGGAATAACGTCTTCCAATACTTACGCCATCGAGGATATCGCGCCCACAATCCGATATTTGATGGGATTTGATAACCCTTTTGAGGAGGGGCTCCCCATCGAGGAGATTATCGATGAAGATACAAGCCGGTCGAGCCTGAGCAGGCTTGCGCAGAATCTTCTAATAATGGAACCGGGCCGGCCGAATCCATTTTACTCATCAACTACAGTACGGTATCTGGTTCCCCAAGCGCTCCCGATTGAGGTTCGCATCTATGATGTCCAAGGCAGGCAGATTTGGACAAGCGGCCTGACCCGACAATCAACAGGTTGGCATAACTTCACTTGGTATGGAGAAGATGAAAATTGTGGGATGGCGCCGCCCGGCATCTACTATTTGGGTTTTCATTCTGAACAGAAATATCAAGCCCAGAAATTAACACTTTTGCGATAG
- a CDS encoding DUF3365 domain-containing protein translates to MPIEEDSEGRFMAAKDERTKIIRRRFFIGGNRRSRSKEAWGWIFLPIGILILGAIGLIVTAVGNAYVLEQVEMRVRDTMLQCRAFHEYVQNDLHPAYYKMMEDEYLPAGFYAPELLSSSYITRNFQKHYTEERQKYGLPEITYKMAAVNPRNEVNEATPLEAGLIDFFNENPNKTHYSEVIKENGEKYFLYAQPFLRNEEKCLKCHGEPDEAPTQLRIKYNWTSGFQRKVGDIVAVETFRSPLEGEFSAVFSILLGFLFLSGLGLFLLFMNQRLRFRVSKGTEALQESEERLRAIFDSTRALVYMKDRELRYTHCNPTMEEHFELSHKQILGKTDRDLFPEEKANEIAVIDYEVLKGKTVRNTYAWTIGCRVFLLDTTNSPVRDSSGRVIGLCGVSQDITEQTKLREENDKLVEQYHKSQKMEAIGSLAGGLAHDLNNLLTPVLGYGETLLGDSSLKDSQRASMVEIQRAAHRAKDLVRQLLAFGRKQTLEIRPVDLNKVIKNFEKLLLRTIRENIKIQMKLDPDPPATKADVNQIERVIMNLVINAQDAMPDGGNLIIETSAVELAECREEGHLGVRPGVYSLLTISDDGCGMDSETCEHIFDPFFTTKIIGKGNGLGLATVYGIIKQHSGNVMVNSKPGRGTAFKVYLPATYDAEYRAEASSEVYLDNTGTETVMVVEEYDMVRNLAVRILERKGYRVLSAENGSKCLDLLENHRGPLDLILMNMKMPDMNGKDLYKEILTRYPLAKVLYMSGLSNHEICQQGNFVVDAGFIKNPFSVEDLSGRVREVLDGADSSGHEEAAG, encoded by the coding sequence TTGCCGATTGAAGAAGATTCAGAGGGGCGCTTCATGGCGGCTAAAGATGAAAGAACAAAAATAATCCGGCGGCGCTTTTTTATCGGCGGGAACCGGCGATCAAGATCGAAAGAAGCTTGGGGTTGGATCTTCCTGCCGATTGGAATCCTCATACTCGGAGCGATCGGTCTCATTGTCACCGCAGTCGGTAACGCCTATGTATTGGAGCAAGTTGAGATGCGTGTCCGGGACACAATGCTTCAGTGCCGGGCATTCCATGAGTACGTTCAAAATGATCTTCACCCCGCATACTATAAAATGATGGAGGATGAATATCTCCCGGCAGGTTTCTATGCTCCGGAATTACTTTCATCTTCATATATTACGAGGAATTTCCAGAAGCATTACACGGAAGAACGGCAAAAGTACGGATTGCCGGAAATCACTTATAAGATGGCGGCTGTGAATCCGCGTAATGAAGTGAATGAGGCGACACCTCTGGAAGCCGGTCTTATCGACTTCTTTAATGAGAATCCAAACAAGACTCATTATAGTGAAGTGATCAAAGAAAATGGTGAAAAGTACTTTTTATATGCCCAACCCTTTCTTCGCAATGAGGAGAAGTGCTTGAAATGCCATGGTGAACCGGATGAGGCGCCTACTCAACTTCGTATAAAGTACAACTGGACTAGTGGTTTTCAGCGAAAGGTCGGAGATATTGTTGCCGTCGAGACCTTCCGTTCGCCCTTAGAAGGAGAGTTTAGCGCTGTATTTTCAATCCTCCTTGGATTTTTATTCCTTTCCGGTTTGGGTCTTTTCCTTCTATTCATGAATCAACGTCTGAGGTTTAGGGTCAGCAAGGGAACAGAGGCGCTGCAGGAGAGCGAAGAAAGGCTTAGGGCCATCTTCGATTCCACGCGTGCGTTAGTCTATATGAAAGATCGTGAGCTTCGCTACACTCACTGTAATCCCACCATGGAAGAACATTTCGAGCTCTCGCACAAACAGATCCTTGGTAAAACCGACAGGGACCTGTTCCCTGAAGAAAAGGCAAATGAGATAGCCGTAATAGACTATGAGGTTCTAAAAGGCAAGACTGTTCGGAATACCTATGCCTGGACTATCGGCTGCCGCGTGTTTTTGCTCGACACCACCAATTCCCCTGTGCGGGATTCTTCAGGCCGTGTCATCGGCTTGTGCGGAGTTTCGCAGGATATTACCGAACAAACAAAGCTTCGAGAGGAGAATGATAAACTCGTAGAGCAATATCATAAATCTCAGAAAATGGAAGCGATCGGGTCTTTGGCCGGAGGACTGGCACACGATCTAAATAATCTACTGACGCCGGTTCTTGGTTACGGGGAAACCCTTCTCGGGGATTCCTCACTAAAGGATTCACAAAGAGCGTCAATGGTTGAAATCCAGAGGGCCGCCCATCGAGCAAAGGATCTGGTACGTCAACTGCTTGCATTTGGCCGCAAGCAAACTCTTGAAATCAGACCCGTAGATCTCAACAAGGTCATCAAAAATTTTGAGAAGCTTCTCCTCCGGACAATTCGTGAAAATATAAAGATCCAAATGAAACTTGATCCAGATCCTCCAGCGACAAAAGCCGACGTGAACCAGATTGAAAGAGTCATCATGAATCTGGTGATTAATGCGCAGGATGCCATGCCGGATGGGGGCAACTTAATTATCGAAACAAGCGCGGTGGAATTGGCCGAATGCCGTGAAGAGGGGCATCTTGGAGTGCGCCCCGGCGTTTATAGCCTGCTGACAATAAGTGATGACGGCTGTGGCATGGATTCCGAAACCTGCGAACACATCTTCGATCCATTTTTCACAACAAAAATAATCGGCAAAGGGAACGGGCTCGGACTTGCAACTGTATATGGAATTATTAAGCAACATTCCGGAAACGTTATGGTCAATAGCAAGCCGGGAAGGGGTACGGCGTTTAAAGTATATTTACCCGCAACTTACGATGCTGAATATAGGGCCGAAGCATCCTCGGAAGTATATTTAGACAACACTGGAACTGAAACGGTCATGGTGGTCGAAGAGTATGATATGGTTCGAAACCTCGCCGTGAGAATTCTCGAACGCAAGGGGTATAGGGTTCTGTCGGCGGAAAATGGATCGAAATGCCTTGATCTTCTTGAAAATCACCGCGGGCCTTTAGACCTTATTCTTATGAATATGAAAATGCCGGATATGAATGGTAAAGATCTCTACAAGGAAATCTTAACACGCTACCCCTTGGCAAAAGTCCTCTATATGTCAGGGCTTTCGAACCATGAGATCTGCCAACAGGGAAATTTTGTGGTAGATGCTGGTTTTATCAAAAACCCCTTCTCGGTTGAAGACCTTTCCGGGAGAGTGCGTGAGGTTTTAGATGGAGCGGATAGTTCAGGTCATGAGGAGGCGGCTGGATAA